The proteins below come from a single Plutella xylostella chromosome 2, ilPluXylo3.1, whole genome shotgun sequence genomic window:
- the LOC105390485 gene encoding uncharacterized protein LOC105390485, whose product MGKKKKNNAKKGGNRFFRWIRSDLPDEEDKKSPVLLLGVNKISESPFVRRRSNDGAQTSGSIRFFRPPKSKYTRGLHGDERLEKIRQDLLTHKHGADRYIPIDKKDRSLQEEEREVCVKLNCAGNCVCKRQSSSNRGSFSFHRPGNRQSSLCPSEPYGTEAKPSDSSENDIEFKYTEYEADNQPCSSKQTSYNVTPKSTERRSLLLANLNERFRKTLSLDSRKVETNRVPLSLPQESRPKSLVNTSNIVVQPFKADDPFLSSNFSKASQPKKKRKSFFSLDTFFDTKKSDTSSVDDYCSSKYKRFELESDESPLFRSNREKTPDLLKLPVIINGVRKNQSDAKRQLEKLESHYYKSLTKAESVSKTVIDAVPKDATDIQGPSGHTNHVYDDDDVEYIEPIRSNFTSQSTLILDKNIPQDLLKPDSLLTINTNETDIKLPSSTVSPKSNGRSDLDSIGPYEIEVKESDFLKDRAKHLTVKVMDKSVDSIGSCSLDVDASTDFSDTTSGSLNLLTPSSTTSRVRDFTSRIQERAHPPHPPRAANLTPTPTPSEAPTPKYQKSDHLLKPPPKVTISDTASHRSRGHHKKRDEVPNKKPSYLNLACSVNGYTNLTTYDSKLRQDINKSREASPIRPITHTYQHRAESNSLLVPVPVSANKLLVPTFGPHDTRTDLTVKAPAKAHTDPYLASSPLHVYMATENKQLKNDFLGPAMTASRPYMSSESKNFATSMLHQKDEVDNVKETSFKSSYSESNFRKTTSNGQKIDRFSSESYTISSNGMSKRVEITKENGEQLTSPMKSFIQQRVERLYGPGALAQGFFNQKRHKMKSQSEDEVLTEKSLNCSSERFYTPRRSFESFEQENVYSSPSPNGEADPNVSLPVLRHLRPEFRAQLPILSPKKSPKSPSQTDQHIPLSPEKTDVPISKVEKPASDVIANGVSVIKLESQSEVNGSVNGVASNGVSDCSEDVVKDGHYFLALEKKETERLLALSARAEKELESLQDNKEVSEEVLGFLRSAAGKARLLATQKMQQFEGLCYNNINGGANEQFPTTAEDLQGFWDMVCLQVVNVDALYKHMDELKQNGWRELTPPTVRQAAPTPRTPRPRAAAAPANEKARAQAEKRDADRKAMLELRRRVARERQLAAKTSPGNSHEPDAHTAVEGPQEVEIYVGKGAKPSKIAPKGDCTSTTQSDDSSAVSES is encoded by the exons TGACCTACCGGACGAAGAAGACAAAAAGTCCCCAGTCCTGCTTCTCGGCGTCAACAAAATATCTGAATCGCCATTCGTCAGGCGTCGATCTAACGACGGTGCCCAAACTTCGGGATCCATAAGATTCTTCAGACCCCCAAAGTCCAAGTACACGAGAGGCCTCCATGGCGACGAGAGGTTGGAGAAGATCCGCCAGGATCTGCTAACACACAAGCATGGAGCTGACAGGTACATTCCAATTGACAAGAAGGATAGATCCCTGCAGGAAGAGGAGAGAGAAGTGTGCGTCAAACTGAATTGTGCCGGAAACTGTGTCTGCAAGAGGCAGAGCTCGTCCAACCGAGGGTCATTCTCCTTCCACAGACCCGGCAACAGACAATCCTCTCTGTGTCCCTCCGAACCCTACGGCACTGAAGCCAAGCCTAGTGACAGCTCCGAGAATGATATAGAGTTCAAATACACAGAGTACGAAGCTGACAACCAACCGTGTAGTAGCAAGCAGACCTCCTACAACGTAACGCCAAAGTCAACCGAACGAAGATCTCTGTTGCTGGCGAATCTCAACGAGAGATTCCGCAAAACTTTAAGTTTAGACTCGAGGAAAGTCGAAACTAATAGAGTACCCCTAAGCCTGCCACAGGAATCTCGGCCTAAATCTCTGGTCAACACCAGCAATATTGTTGTACAACCTTTTAAGGCTGACGACCCGTTTCTGAGCTCGAATTTTAGCAAAGCTAGCCAACCTAAGAAGAAGAGGAAGTCGTTTTTCTCTCTCGACACATTCTTCGACACAAAAAAGTCTGATACATCGTCAGTTGATGACTATTGCTCGTCTAAGTACAAACGGTTCGAGTTGGAAAGCGACGAGTCACCTCTCTTCAGAAGCAATCGGGAAAAAACTCCCGATCTCTTGAAATTGCCAGTAATAATCAACGGAGTACGCAAGAACCAATCGGATGCCAAGCGACAGTTGGAGAAATTAGAAAGCCATTACTATAAAAGTCTTACAAAAGCAGAGAGCGTTTCCAAAACCGTTATCGATGCTGTCCCCAAGGATGCGACCGATATACAAGGTCCCAGCGGACATACGAACCACGTGTATGATGATGACGACGTAGAATACATAGAGCCTATCAGAAGCAACTTCACTAGTCAATCCACGCTAATACTCGACAAAAACATTCCTCAGGACTTACTCAAGCCTGACTCTCTACTAACTATAAACACTAATGAGACTGACATAAAATTACCTAGCTCTACTGTATCTCCCAAGTCGAATGGGAGATCCGATTTGGATAGTATCGGACCCTACGAAATTGAAGTTAAAGAGAGTGACTTTTTAAAAGATCGCGCAAAGCATTTGACCGTCAAAGTCATGGATAAGTCGGTGGATTCGATCGGCAGTTGTTCGCTAGATGTCGACGCAAGCACAGACTTCtcag ATACCACGTCCGGTAGTCTGAACCTGCTGACGCCCTCGTCGACCACCAGTCGCGTCCGGGACTTCACGTCGCGCATCCAGGAGCGCGCCCAccccccgcaccccccgcgcgccgccaaCCTCACCCCGACGCCAACCCCCAGCGAGGCACCAACACCCAAGTATCAGAAGAGCGATCATCTGCTCAAACCGCCACCGAAAGTCACGATTAGTGACACAGCCAGTCATAGGTCGAGAGGACATCATAAGAAGAGAGACGAGGTGCCTAATAAGAAGCCTAGCTATCTGAATTTGGCGTGCAGTGTTAATGGTTACACGAATCTGACCACATATGATTCGAAGTTAAGGCAGGATATAAACAAAAGCCGTGAAGCGTCTCCTATACGGCCAATAACGCATACATACCAGCATCGCGCTGAGAGCAATTCCCTGTTGGTGCCGGTCCCAGTCAGTGCCAACAAACTGTTGGTCCCAACGTTCGGGCCACATGATACGCGGACAGATCTGACAGTGAAAGCGCCTGCCAAGGCGCACACGGACCCATATCTGGCCAGCTCCCCGCTACATGTCTACATGGCGACGGAGAATAAACAGTTGAAGAACGACTTCCTCGGCCCAGCCATGACGGCGAGTAGGCCGTATATGTCCAGCGAGAGCAAGAACTTTGCCACCTCCATGTTACACCAGAAGGATGAGGTGGACAATGTGAAGGAAACCTCGTTCAAGTCCAGCTATTCGGAGAGCAATTTCCGGAAGACCACGAGCAATGGACAGAAAATTGACAGGTTCAGCTCGGAGTCTTACACAATTAGCTCGAATGGCATGTCGAAAAGGGTGGAGATAACGAAGGAAAATGGTGAACAGTTAACTAGCCCAATGAAGAGCTTTATCCAGCAAAGGGTGGAGAGGTTGTATGGGCCCGGAGCATTAGCGCAGGGGTTCTTCAACCAGAAGCGACATAAAATGAAATCCCAAAGCGAAGACGAGGTCCTAACAGAGAAATCCCTAAACTGTTCCAGTGAGCGTTTCTACACGCCGAGGAGATCGTTTGAGAGCTTCGAACAGGAGAACGTGTATTCTAGTCCAAGTCCAAACGGCGAGGCTGACCCGAATGTCTCTCTACCTGTCCTACGGCATTTGAGGCCCGAATTCCGCGCCCAACTGCCCATCCTATCACCAAAGAAGAGTCCCAAATCGCCGTCGCAGACCGACCAACACATTCCACTATCCCCCGAGAAGACTGACGTTCCAATTTCAAAAGTGGAAAAACCAGCCAGTGATGTGATAGCCAATGGTGTGTCTGTGATAAAGTTAGAGTCCCAAAGTGAAGTGAATGGTTCTGTGAACGGTGTGGCCAGTAATGGCGTGAGTGATTGTTCCGAGGATGTGGTGAAAGATGGACATTATTTCTTAGCGTTGGAGAAGAAAGAGACGGAGAGGCTGCTCGCTCTGTCTGCGAGGGCTGAAAAGGAGCTGGAGAGTTTACAG GACAACAAAGAGGTGAGCGAGGAGGTGCTCGGCTTCCTGCGCTCGGCGGCCGGCAAGGCGCGCCTGCTCGCCACGCAGAAGATGCAGCAGTTCGAAG GCCTCTGCTACAACAACATAAACGGCGGCGCCAACGAACAGTTCCCCACCACGGCTGAAGACCTGCAGGGGTTCTGGGACATGGTGTGTCTGCAGGTGGTCAATGTGGACGCGCTGTATAAGCACATGGATGAGCTTAAGCAGAATGGGTGGAGGGAG CTAACCCCCCCAACAGTGCGTCAAGCCGCCCCCACCCCGCGCacgccgcgcccccgcgccgccgccgcgccggccaACGAGAAGGCGAGGGCCCAGGCCGAGAAGCGGGACGCTGATAGGAAGGCTATGTTGGAGTTGAGGAG GCGAGTGGCGCGCGAGCGACAGCTGGCGGCCAAAACCTCTCCCGGGAACAGCCACGAGCCCGACGCACACACCGCCGTTGAGGGACCACAG GAAGTAGAAATCTACGTAGGCAAGGGCGCCAAGCCTTCCAAAATAGCTCCGAAAGGCGACTGCACCAGCACCACCCAGTCTGACGACTCCTCGGCCGTCAGTGAGAGCTGA